The following coding sequences lie in one Prosthecobacter vanneervenii genomic window:
- a CDS encoding MotA/TolQ/ExbB proton channel family protein — translation MQLKAEPEMAGKIVRCPGCDTKLSIPAMAGAGLPAPSGLPSPSGLPAPSGGITPPAPVENDAFGAEYEHGASAPPQPIIGNTTTQQHQGERGGWEEIDPTNPNALLSFGIGFGLFALWIAILYPFKAPESTAPATYTTMQFVASLFFKHMLVSFTNTLFFTWSMSILYLKLQKLRHQRKALLLDVLPWELGAEINRDNVGHFIDNLYKLPHRLRDSMMVNRIRKALELFEVKQNTGDVSNMLSSQSDIDSMRIGGSYSLLKAFLWAIPILGFIGTVIGLSHAIGGMNFSNMTDLKQVTSTLGAVTGGLGTAFDATLLGLVLAMSLNFPLNAMMKSEDDCLNDIDAFCNEVLLPRLNDGGSIAGGDTAGIMDTLVKAVANAQKDFLVDLNALSRQIKEQADNLDKRAAAHQQRVDAEFAMTLNRMREDMTNAVKDSVKTTTDYTRALASGIQSLNSLLSELGGKQILIHQVKKKGWFSSK, via the coding sequence ATGCAGCTCAAGGCCGAGCCCGAGATGGCTGGTAAAATTGTACGCTGCCCTGGATGCGACACCAAGCTGAGCATTCCGGCCATGGCGGGAGCAGGGCTGCCAGCACCTTCGGGCCTGCCTTCGCCTTCCGGTCTGCCTGCGCCCAGCGGCGGCATCACGCCTCCGGCCCCGGTGGAGAACGATGCCTTTGGCGCCGAGTATGAGCATGGTGCCAGCGCACCGCCCCAGCCGATCATTGGCAACACCACAACGCAGCAGCATCAGGGGGAGCGCGGCGGGTGGGAGGAGATCGATCCCACGAATCCGAATGCACTGCTGAGCTTTGGCATCGGTTTCGGGCTCTTTGCCCTCTGGATCGCCATTTTGTATCCTTTCAAGGCACCAGAGAGCACCGCGCCCGCCACCTACACCACAATGCAGTTTGTGGCATCGCTGTTCTTCAAGCACATGCTCGTGAGCTTTACGAACACGCTCTTCTTCACGTGGTCCATGTCCATCCTTTACCTCAAGCTGCAGAAGCTGCGCCACCAGCGCAAAGCCCTGCTTCTGGACGTGCTGCCGTGGGAGCTGGGCGCGGAGATCAACCGCGACAACGTGGGCCACTTCATCGACAACCTCTACAAGCTGCCGCACCGCCTGCGCGACAGCATGATGGTGAACCGCATCCGCAAGGCGCTGGAGCTCTTTGAGGTGAAGCAGAACACGGGCGATGTCTCCAACATGCTCTCCAGCCAGTCGGACATCGACAGCATGCGCATCGGCGGCAGCTACTCGCTGCTCAAGGCCTTCCTCTGGGCCATCCCCATCCTGGGCTTCATCGGCACCGTCATCGGTCTCTCCCACGCCATCGGCGGGATGAACTTCAGCAACATGACGGACCTCAAGCAGGTGACGTCCACGCTGGGTGCCGTGACGGGTGGTCTGGGCACGGCATTTGACGCCACGCTGCTCGGCCTCGTGCTGGCCATGAGCCTGAACTTCCCGCTGAATGCGATGATGAAGTCTGAGGACGATTGCCTCAATGACATCGACGCCTTTTGCAATGAGGTGCTGCTCCCGCGCCTGAATGACGGCGGCAGCATCGCCGGCGGTGACACCGCAGGCATCATGGACACGCTGGTGAAGGCGGTGGCCAATGCGCAGAAGGACTTCCTGGTGGACCTCAATGCGCTCTCCAGGCAGATCAAGGAGCAGGCCGACAATCTGGACAAGCGCGCCGCCGCGCATCAGCAGCGCGTGGATGCGGAATTTGCCATGACGCTGAACCGCATGCGCGAAGACATGACCAATGCGGTGAAGGACAGCGTGAAGACCACCACCGACTACACCCGTGCGCTGGCCAGCGG